Proteins from one Sabethes cyaneus chromosome 2, idSabCyanKW18_F2, whole genome shotgun sequence genomic window:
- the LOC128737071 gene encoding pupal cuticle protein 20-like — MIRKTILLCALVGSALPARLDNLYGAPAPAGASLGGGGDGNFLNTPRQDGQYDRAPSNQYLPPTGQDSNQAGYPSVAPIGGGGQTQSQFGYNPQQQPQQQPHRGSQSQQPFGGFGGGQTRPGAYQGGYQGPQTTPIPILRYENVNNGDGSYRFNYATGNGIQHQEEGYNRKIGPELGEQIVNGGYSYPGPDGKLYSIQYKADAGGFQPVGDHLPTPPPLPRELQEAYDLHAKLYAEAAARPKNPAYQGPQGYDQQQPGQQYGAPQPQYQSPSSQYGAPQQQQPQPQYQAPQQPQTSQNTASSGQGYPSAPSNQYLPPSNRQQGFSPSSGYQY, encoded by the exons ATGATACGTAAAACG ATCCTGTTGTGTGCCCTCGTAGGCAGTGCTCTACCAGCCCGATTAGATAACTTATATGGAGCGCCGGCGCCAGCGGGTGCTAGTCTTGGCGGTGGAGGGGACGGAAACTTTCTGAATACACCACGCCAGGATGGTCAATACGATAGGGCTCCGTCAAATCAGTATCTCCCTCCCACCGGTCAGGATAGCAATCAGGCGGGTTATCCTTCGGTGGCTCCAATAGGCGGTGGTGGTCAGACACAAAGTCAGTTTGGATACAACCCTCAACAGCAACCGCAGCAGCAGCCTCATCGTGGTTCCCAGTCTCAGCAGCCGTTCGGAGGTTTCGGTGGTGGCCAAACCAGACCAGGTGCATACCAAGGAGGATATCAAGGACCACAAACCACACCGATTCCAATTCTACGATACGAAAACGTCAACAATGGCGATGGAAGCTATCGTTTCAA CTACGCAACCGGTAATGGAATCCAACACCAGGAAGAAGGCTACAACCGTAAGATTGGCCCCGAGCTGGGTGAACAGATTGTTAACGGTGGCTACTCGTACCCTGGTCCCGATGGTAAACTGTACAGCATACAGTACAAAGCTGATGCGGGCGGATTTCAACCTGTAGGAGATCATCTACCAACACCACCACCGCTACCGCGGGAGCTACAGGA AGCATACGACCTGCATGCAAAACTGTACGCCGAAGCTGCGGCCCGTCCGAAAAATCCTGCTTATCAGGGACCTCAAGGCTACGACCAGCAACAACCCGGTCAGCAGTATGGTGCTCCTCAGCCACAGTATCAAAGCCCAAGCTCGCAGTATGGAGCTCCACAGCAACAACAACCACAGCCGCAGTATCAGGCCCCTCAGCAGCCGCAAACCTCCCAAAACACTGCCAGTTCTGGTCAAGGTTACCCATCGGCACCATCCAACCAGTACCTGCCTCCATCAAATCGACAACAAGGCTTTAGCCCCAGCTCTGGATACCAGTATTGA